One segment of Cynocephalus volans isolate mCynVol1 chromosome 8, mCynVol1.pri, whole genome shotgun sequence DNA contains the following:
- the LOC134382979 gene encoding small proline-rich protein 2E produces MSYQQQQCKQPCQPPPVCPPPKCPEPCPPPKCPEPCPPPKCPEPCPPQPSQQKCPPVPPPQPCQQKCPPKSK; encoded by the coding sequence ATGTCTTATCAACAGCAGCAGTGCAAGCAGCCCTGCCAGCCACCTCCTGTGTGCCCACCGCCAAAATGCCCTGAGCCATGCCCACCCCCAAAGTGCCCTGAGCCATGCCCACCGCCAAAGTGCCCTGAGCCATGTCCACCTCAGCCAAGCCAGCAGAAATGCCCTCCTGTGCCACCTCCTCAACCCTGCCAGCAGAAGTGTCCACCCAAGAGCAAGTAA